The sequence below is a genomic window from Ipomoea triloba cultivar NCNSP0323 chromosome 2, ASM357664v1.
AAGGAGGTAGAAGGTGTATAAATACCACTTAATAGAAAATATagattaaaaactaaaaaaataataatataagaataGTTTTCTGAAATAAACGTGCCATACTAGCAACAAAATTGATAATTCAGTTGATaacttatataaaatattatttttaccatTACACCAAAAGTATGACCTTTGGTCATACTGCTTACATAATagatacattttaaatatatggGTCATAAAAATGCCAAATAATTTtggtatataaatataattagagGCTTGGAATAGCTTAATTTTGTCAGCCACCCTTTTTCCTGGTCTTCCTCGTATCTTTATGGAATCTGTTAGTTTGAGATGGAATAAATAAAAGGGGTGTTGCCATTTTGAAAATGAGAAACGGCAACCAAAAAGCATTTCATTTTctggataaaagaaataaacaactAATAAAGAAGAGAAGGAAATGGGGTTAAGAATATGCTTCGTTTTGCttctcttcttccttcttcttggCATTGCCACTCCTTCATTCCTTAAATGTATGTAATATCTCTCTCATTTTATTAATTTGCGTTACCATGTCGATAATGTTCAACCATCCATTTATTCATgcatttgaaatatatttttctattttttatgcATGAATGTACAGATGATAGGCTGGAGAGTCCAGGAGAAGGGCGTTCCCTTTTGTATCGCACTCCTGGTAAGtgctttcatttctttttttggcCGGCTAGAAATCTCTAAACCACAGCTGCCTGCACTCCACATAGCATACATGATTTCTTTGGATTATATTGctcataaattcaaaaaaaaaaaatgtaaaatgcaaATCAATCGATCAATCCATTACTATTGTTTCTGCAAGTATAATATTGATCATTTAATTTCCGGCCTACAGGTTGTCCATTTGACGTGAAGAACATGAAATACACAATAGTTACAAGCCAGTGCCAACGTAGACAAGGCTATTACAACGCCAAGATATGTTGCACATCATTTAAGAAATTAGCCTGCAAATACAGGGATTATCTTAACTCGAATACCAACACCTGCGCCACCCAAATGTTCTACTATCTTCGTGGCCATGGCAAGTATCCTCCTGGGCTTTTCCAAACCCTTTGTCACGAAGCCAAGAATGGCCTGGATTGTATtggatattaatatatacatatatatggaagTAACGGCAGCCGGAAAAAGCAAGCGTTGAATACTCCTGGTCGTTAGGTTGTTCCAGTTGCCTATATAAAATTGGTCATATATATAGATTCCTATCCAAGATTTGGATTGCATGTAAAATTTGCACTATATGTATAATTGTACGTGTTTCATGGGCTTAATTATAACATACTCCTCTACCATGCCTCCATATTTCCTACCTCTCATAGTGAATActccaaataaaatatatgttattgaagAGTTAAGATTACATTAATGGATGACACTTTGTTCACATAACATCGGTAAATCATATCCATAATAAGTATAGTCTAgatatataaaatcaaataagtgaaacatgttattcagttttattttatacatactacaattttattttaacacAACTAAAGTACAATCTACACAAAATATGGGATTTGTTAAAATGTAATGGCTGCcatttttttacttaaagaaacggctCT
It includes:
- the LOC116011453 gene encoding GPI-anchored protein LLG3-like — its product is MGLRICFVLLLFFLLLGIATPSFLKYDRLESPGEGRSLLYRTPGCPFDVKNMKYTIVTSQCQRRQGYYNAKICCTSFKKLACKYRDYLNSNTNTCATQMFYYLRGHGKYPPGLFQTLCHEAKNGLDCIGY